In Clostridium sp. SY8519, one genomic interval encodes:
- the pfkB gene encoding 1-phosphofructokinase, with product MIYTVTLNPALDYVISLEGALTPGSINRTDTEAIVLGGKGINVSTILHNLGEDTKALGFVAGFTGDALESGLAAKGISSDFIHLEQGMTRINVKVKADRETEINGKGPEIPEEARAQLFEKLEKLTSADVLVLSGSIPKSMPSDIYEQILAHIRENQVMTVVDTTGEMLMKILKYHPFLIKPNHIELGELFGVTLKSEEEIIAYAGRLQQLGARNVLVSMAGDGAILVDENGGHCRQAPCSGTVRNSVGAGDSMVAGFLSGYLRTGDYRYALQLGTAAGGATAFSVGIAEQADIMKLLKQIQN from the coding sequence ATGATTTATACTGTAACACTGAATCCGGCGCTGGATTATGTGATCAGCCTGGAGGGAGCGCTGACACCGGGCAGCATTAACCGGACAGACACGGAAGCGATTGTCTTGGGCGGAAAGGGCATCAATGTTTCCACGATTCTCCATAATCTGGGGGAAGATACGAAAGCCCTCGGATTTGTGGCAGGGTTTACCGGGGACGCGCTGGAAAGCGGACTGGCTGCCAAGGGCATTTCCAGTGATTTTATACACCTGGAGCAGGGCATGACCAGGATCAATGTAAAGGTTAAGGCAGACCGGGAAACAGAGATCAACGGCAAGGGGCCTGAGATTCCGGAAGAGGCCCGGGCACAGCTGTTTGAAAAGTTAGAGAAACTGACCTCAGCGGACGTGCTGGTGCTGTCCGGCAGCATTCCGAAATCCATGCCTTCGGATATTTATGAACAGATTCTGGCGCATATCCGGGAGAATCAGGTGATGACAGTGGTGGACACTACCGGCGAGATGCTGATGAAGATCCTGAAATATCATCCGTTTCTGATCAAACCGAATCATATCGAGCTGGGGGAACTGTTCGGCGTGACCCTGAAGAGTGAAGAGGAAATCATTGCGTATGCAGGCAGACTGCAGCAGCTGGGCGCCCGGAATGTCCTGGTATCCATGGCGGGAGACGGCGCGATCCTGGTGGATGAGAACGGCGGTCACTGCCGGCAGGCGCCGTGCAGCGGTACCGTGCGCAATTCTGTGGGCGCCGGAGATTCCATGGTGGCCGGTTTCCTGAGCGGATATCTCAGAACCGGGGACTACCGCTATGCGCTGCAGCTGGGCACAGCAGCCGGCGGCGCCACCGCTTTTTCCGTGGGAATCGCGGAACAGGCGGATATTATGAAACTGCTGAAACAGATTCAGAACTGA
- a CDS encoding fructose-specific PTS transporter subunit EIIC, producing MKIRDILKPESILLHTSVRDKADAIDTLVDLQEKGGHLTDKDKYREAILAREAQTSTAIEMGIAVPHAKTSAVTSPGLAAMTLDEGIDYESMDGQPSDLFFMIAAPEGGEEHLQILSHMMVMLMDPDFCGKLRAAQTPEEFLSVINAFEAEKYPDEPEEETGADTADAAGEEERIRVLAVTACPTGIAHTYMAAEALEKSAEAKGIKIKVETNGSDGVKHQLTPEEIEACDGIIVAADKKVNTARFDGKKCIITKVADGIHKPDEMIDRILAGDAPVHHEAGGASAAEQTEEKESAGRQFYKHLMNGVSHMLPFVVGGGILIALSFLLDNRAIDPSHFGSNLPIAHMFNVIGNAAFGLMLPVLAGFIAMSIADRPGLAVGFVGGMLAKVGNSFWDFDGKAGISAGFLGAMVAGFLAGYIVLLLKRSTAKMPQSMQGLRPILIYPLAGIFIMGVVMLLINPVMGAINTGISNLLNSMSGVSIVLLGAVCAAMMAVDMGGPINKAAYLFGTGMLASGNYKVMAAVMIGGMVPPIAIALCATFFPKKFTKGERQSGIINYVMGLCFITEGAIPFAAADPARVIPASVAGAAVSGGLAMKFGCTLQAPHGGIFVFPVVGNVGGYLIALAVGSIVGMFVLAVLKKNKTAEEMEAAGTAAGLKLE from the coding sequence ATGAAAATCAGAGACATCCTGAAGCCGGAGAGTATCCTGCTTCATACATCTGTCCGGGATAAGGCAGATGCGATTGATACGCTGGTGGATCTGCAGGAAAAAGGCGGACATCTGACCGATAAAGACAAATACCGGGAAGCGATTCTTGCCAGGGAAGCGCAGACCAGTACGGCGATTGAAATGGGAATTGCGGTTCCCCACGCCAAGACATCCGCGGTTACAAGCCCCGGACTGGCGGCCATGACACTGGATGAGGGGATTGATTACGAGTCCATGGACGGTCAGCCCTCGGATCTGTTCTTTATGATTGCCGCGCCGGAAGGCGGGGAAGAGCATCTGCAGATCCTGTCCCATATGATGGTCATGCTGATGGATCCTGACTTCTGTGGTAAATTAAGGGCTGCTCAGACCCCGGAAGAGTTCCTTTCCGTCATCAATGCCTTTGAAGCGGAAAAATACCCGGATGAGCCGGAAGAAGAGACAGGGGCTGACACGGCGGATGCTGCAGGAGAAGAGGAACGGATCCGGGTGCTGGCGGTAACCGCATGTCCCACCGGAATTGCCCATACCTATATGGCAGCGGAAGCCCTGGAAAAATCCGCGGAAGCCAAAGGAATTAAGATAAAAGTGGAAACCAACGGCAGCGACGGCGTCAAACACCAGCTGACCCCGGAGGAAATCGAAGCCTGTGACGGAATTATCGTGGCGGCAGACAAGAAGGTAAATACCGCCCGGTTTGACGGGAAGAAATGCATCATCACAAAGGTGGCAGACGGTATCCACAAACCGGACGAAATGATTGACCGGATTTTGGCCGGAGATGCGCCGGTGCACCACGAAGCCGGCGGCGCTTCAGCCGCAGAGCAGACGGAGGAAAAAGAAAGCGCGGGACGTCAGTTCTACAAGCATCTGATGAACGGTGTCTCCCATATGCTTCCTTTCGTTGTCGGCGGCGGTATCCTGATCGCGCTGTCCTTCCTTCTGGACAACCGTGCCATTGATCCGTCTCATTTCGGATCCAACCTGCCGATTGCCCATATGTTCAATGTTATCGGAAACGCGGCCTTCGGCCTGATGCTTCCGGTTCTGGCCGGATTCATCGCCATGTCCATCGCGGACCGTCCGGGTCTTGCCGTGGGTTTTGTGGGCGGTATGCTGGCAAAAGTGGGCAACAGTTTCTGGGATTTTGACGGAAAGGCAGGAATCAGCGCAGGATTTCTCGGCGCGATGGTAGCAGGTTTCTTGGCCGGTTATATTGTGCTTTTACTGAAGCGCTCCACCGCGAAAATGCCCCAGTCGATGCAGGGCCTGCGGCCGATTCTAATCTATCCCCTGGCCGGTATATTCATCATGGGTGTGGTGATGCTCCTGATCAATCCGGTGATGGGAGCGATCAATACAGGAATTTCCAACCTGTTAAATTCCATGAGCGGCGTATCCATTGTCCTTCTGGGCGCGGTGTGCGCGGCTATGATGGCCGTGGATATGGGCGGCCCGATCAACAAGGCGGCGTATCTGTTCGGTACGGGTATGCTGGCCAGCGGCAATTATAAAGTAATGGCAGCGGTAATGATCGGCGGTATGGTGCCTCCGATTGCAATTGCCCTGTGCGCAACCTTCTTCCCGAAGAAATTCACAAAAGGGGAGCGGCAGAGCGGAATTATCAATTATGTCATGGGACTTTGCTTTATTACAGAAGGCGCGATCCCGTTCGCGGCAGCAGATCCGGCCAGAGTGATTCCGGCCAGTGTGGCAGGCGCGGCGGTATCCGGCGGACTGGCTATGAAGTTCGGATGTACGCTGCAGGCTCCCCACGGCGGAATCTTCGTATTCCCGGTAGTGGGTAATGTAGGCGGTTATCTGATCGCGCTGGCAGTCGGCTCCATCGTGGGCATGTTTGTACTGGCGGTTCTGAAGAAAAACAAGACAGCGGAAGAAATGGAAGCCGCCGGTACGGCAGCAGGACTGAAACTGGAGTAG
- a CDS encoding HPr family phosphocarrier protein yields the protein MVSQKVTLTNSQGLHMRPAKEFSAAMSKFASDVTIDFNGKNINAKSIMNLMAACIKVGSEIEIKCDGADEAEALAKAVELVESGFGEE from the coding sequence ATGGTATCACAGAAAGTTACATTAACAAACAGTCAGGGTCTTCATATGCGTCCGGCAAAGGAATTTTCCGCCGCAATGAGCAAATTTGCCAGCGATGTGACCATTGATTTTAACGGGAAAAACATCAATGCCAAAAGCATTATGAATCTGATGGCTGCCTGCATCAAAGTCGGCAGCGAGATCGAAATCAAGTGTGACGGCGCGGATGAAGCCGAAGCGCTGGCCAAGGCTGTTGAACTGGTGGAAAGCGGATTCGGCGAAGAGTAA
- the ptsP gene encoding phosphoenolpyruvate--protein phosphotransferase gives MILKGTAASAGIGIGKVYIVSNDLPDYSGVQAGSPEEEKQRLTDAIAQFRSMTEEMAEKTRIHVGEKEAGILEGQLEMIADPMMEEQMQDAIAGGSSAEAAAAQVLEFFASMMRDTGDEMMMQRASDIGDMENRILKILMGIEQISLSDLTEPTVLVAKDFTPSMTVGINKDMVAGILTETGGFTSHTAILARQMGLPAILGIPGVTEAMADAQTAAVDGRSGKVETDPAGEALAEWEEKLSAWKEELELLAQYKEKDTVDADGRTYALYANIGSPEEARMAATYSAEGIGLFRSEFLFMDRTELPTEEEQYEAYKKASDAMRGREVIIRTLDVGGDKEISYLNLPKEENPFLGYRAIRFCLDREEMYRTQLRALLRAGAENKNIKIMVPLVTCVEEIRRVKELTEACKAELEAEGLAYDKDIAVGIMTETAASAQIADLLAKEADFFSIGTNDLIQYIMACDRGNTQIASLYSPFQPAVLRAIRRIIQSAKEAGIPVGMCGEAAADPHMIPLLMTWGLDEFSVGVGSVLSVRARIAGIHSAEAKELTDRVMQAATLAEVRDILGI, from the coding sequence ATGATTCTGAAGGGAACAGCAGCATCTGCCGGTATCGGTATCGGCAAGGTGTATATCGTATCGAATGATCTGCCGGATTATTCCGGCGTGCAGGCCGGTTCGCCGGAAGAAGAGAAACAGCGGCTTACAGATGCCATCGCGCAGTTTCGCAGCATGACGGAAGAGATGGCGGAAAAAACCAGAATCCATGTGGGCGAGAAGGAAGCAGGCATTCTGGAAGGCCAGCTGGAGATGATCGCGGATCCGATGATGGAAGAGCAGATGCAGGATGCGATTGCCGGCGGCAGCAGCGCGGAAGCGGCAGCAGCGCAGGTACTGGAATTCTTTGCGTCGATGATGCGGGATACCGGGGACGAGATGATGATGCAGCGGGCCAGCGACATCGGCGATATGGAGAACCGGATCTTAAAGATCCTGATGGGCATCGAGCAGATTTCCCTGTCGGATCTGACAGAGCCTACGGTATTGGTGGCGAAGGATTTCACCCCTTCCATGACCGTCGGCATAAACAAAGACATGGTTGCCGGGATTCTGACGGAAACCGGCGGATTTACCAGCCATACCGCGATTCTTGCCCGGCAGATGGGACTTCCGGCAATTCTGGGAATTCCGGGAGTGACAGAGGCTATGGCGGATGCGCAGACTGCGGCGGTGGACGGCCGCAGCGGAAAAGTGGAAACGGATCCGGCAGGAGAAGCGCTGGCGGAATGGGAAGAAAAGCTTTCTGCCTGGAAAGAAGAACTGGAGCTTCTGGCCCAGTACAAAGAGAAAGACACGGTTGACGCGGACGGCAGAACCTATGCCCTGTATGCCAATATCGGAAGCCCGGAAGAGGCCCGGATGGCAGCAACCTACTCCGCGGAAGGCATCGGACTGTTTCGAAGCGAATTCCTGTTTATGGACCGGACGGAACTGCCCACCGAAGAAGAGCAGTACGAAGCATACAAGAAAGCTTCCGATGCCATGCGCGGCAGGGAAGTGATTATCCGTACCCTGGATGTGGGCGGGGACAAGGAAATCTCCTACCTGAATCTTCCGAAGGAAGAAAATCCCTTCCTGGGATATCGGGCGATTCGTTTTTGCTTAGACCGGGAGGAAATGTACCGCACCCAGCTGCGCGCGCTGCTGCGGGCAGGAGCAGAAAATAAAAACATCAAGATTATGGTGCCGCTGGTGACCTGTGTGGAGGAAATCCGCAGAGTGAAGGAACTGACGGAAGCCTGCAAGGCAGAGCTGGAAGCCGAAGGCCTTGCCTACGACAAAGACATTGCGGTAGGCATTATGACAGAAACGGCAGCTTCCGCGCAGATTGCGGATCTGCTGGCCAAAGAGGCGGACTTTTTCAGTATCGGCACCAATGACCTGATTCAGTACATCATGGCCTGCGACCGGGGAAATACGCAGATCGCGTCCCTGTACTCTCCGTTCCAGCCGGCAGTGCTCCGGGCGATTCGCAGGATTATTCAGAGCGCGAAGGAAGCCGGGATTCCGGTCGGCATGTGCGGAGAAGCAGCAGCAGATCCCCATATGATTCCGCTGCTTATGACCTGGGGACTGGATGAATTTTCCGTTGGCGTGGGATCGGTGCTTTCTGTCCGGGCCCGGATCGCGGGCATCCATTCCGCGGAAGCGAAGGAGCTGACGGACCGCGTGATGCAGGCGGCTACCCTTGCGGAAGTCCGGGACATCCTGGGCATCTGA
- a CDS encoding magnesium transporter CorA family protein, translating into MMNIYMTDDRILHELEESQPGAWIMLTNPTVEELQTVAMNYGIDIADVRAALDDEESSRIDLEDGYTLILVDIPTAEIRHESRSYTTIPLGILLTGNNIITVCTEETPILQHFIERRVREFSTKKKMRFVYQILFRTAASYQSALRIIDKKRTEIEEDVGQKTDDKDLIELHELESTLVYFATSLRANGVVLDRLSRYKRLEQFPEDMELLEDVIVENRQAVEMTSIYRDILNGTRELMSSLMDNRLNNVMKYLTSLTIVLAIPTIISGLFGMNVPIPMEKSVFGFLAICVGTFVICIVVMGVLRRKRML; encoded by the coding sequence ATGATGAATATTTACATGACAGATGACCGGATACTGCATGAACTGGAAGAGTCCCAGCCGGGCGCGTGGATTATGCTGACGAATCCCACCGTGGAGGAACTGCAGACTGTCGCCATGAATTACGGGATCGATATTGCCGATGTGCGTGCCGCCCTGGATGACGAGGAGAGTTCCCGTATCGATCTGGAGGACGGATATACCCTGATCCTGGTGGATATTCCCACTGCGGAGATCCGCCACGAATCCCGCAGTTATACCACCATTCCTCTGGGCATCCTTCTGACCGGCAACAATATCATCACGGTATGCACCGAGGAGACCCCGATTCTGCAGCATTTTATCGAGCGGAGAGTCCGGGAATTTTCCACCAAGAAAAAGATGCGCTTTGTCTATCAGATCCTGTTCCGGACAGCAGCCTCCTACCAGAGCGCGCTGCGGATCATTGATAAGAAACGCACGGAGATCGAGGAAGACGTGGGACAGAAGACAGATGACAAGGATCTGATCGAACTGCACGAACTGGAGTCCACCCTGGTATACTTTGCCACATCCCTGCGGGCCAACGGTGTGGTGCTGGACCGCCTTTCCCGCTACAAGCGTCTGGAGCAGTTTCCGGAAGACATGGAACTGCTGGAAGATGTCATTGTGGAAAACAGGCAGGCGGTGGAGATGACCAGTATCTACCGGGATATTCTGAACGGAACCCGGGAACTGATGTCCTCCCTGATGGACAACCGGCTGAATAATGTCATGAAATATCTGACTTCCCTGACGATTGTGCTGGCCATCCCGACGATTATCTCCGGACTCTTCGGAATGAATGTGCCGATTCCCATGGAAAAGTCCGTATTCGGATTCCTGGCGATCTGTGTGGGAACCTTCGTGATCTGTATTGTGGTCATGGGTGTTCTGCGCAGAAAGCGGATGCTGTAG
- a CDS encoding zinc-binding alcohol dehydrogenase gives MKTIFAEAQADGTVALKEKELPDPDRGEVLLKAKYSAMSPGTECGLLHNAIVPLPTSIGYAMAAEVIAVGEGVEELKVGDHVVSTVEHAQYVITSELNCTLCPEGVDLKQAAFWNLGHTGMYALRRSGLEMGEPAVVLGQGFVGAITAQCARLAGACPVIVTDLDDTRLAAAKTMGVDVAINSKEDPDGLEKAVEALNRGGAPVIFEATGARGPLMQAAELVSERGRIVMISQVHGQAMPPIDDPIMQKGASLIGTYVNSKPYKLKRADLLIEGAWPPVMGKKLNRYVNADCWTSDEDIKVFLNMIKYGKLDITPLISHTFKYTEIPEAYANHVFPEVDPSVTGGLIDWED, from the coding sequence ATGAAAACAATTTTCGCGGAAGCACAGGCAGACGGAACCGTCGCATTAAAAGAAAAAGAACTTCCGGATCCCGACAGAGGAGAGGTTTTATTAAAGGCAAAATACAGCGCAATGAGCCCGGGAACGGAATGCGGGCTGCTGCATAACGCGATTGTGCCTCTTCCCACCAGCATCGGCTATGCCATGGCGGCAGAAGTCATTGCGGTGGGAGAAGGCGTGGAAGAGCTGAAAGTCGGCGATCACGTGGTATCCACGGTAGAACACGCGCAGTATGTGATCACATCGGAATTAAACTGCACGCTCTGTCCGGAAGGCGTGGACCTGAAACAGGCCGCTTTCTGGAACCTGGGACACACAGGCATGTACGCGCTGCGCCGTTCCGGTCTGGAGATGGGCGAACCGGCAGTTGTGCTCGGACAGGGCTTCGTGGGAGCCATCACAGCCCAGTGTGCCCGCCTGGCAGGCGCATGCCCGGTAATTGTCACCGATCTGGATGATACCCGCCTGGCTGCGGCAAAGACCATGGGCGTGGATGTTGCCATCAATTCCAAAGAAGATCCGGATGGACTGGAAAAGGCAGTGGAAGCTTTGAACCGCGGCGGTGCACCGGTGATTTTTGAAGCCACCGGCGCGAGAGGACCGCTGATGCAGGCAGCAGAGCTGGTTTCCGAACGGGGCCGGATTGTCATGATCTCCCAGGTACACGGACAGGCGATGCCGCCCATTGATGATCCCATTATGCAGAAGGGCGCCAGCCTCATCGGAACTTATGTCAATTCCAAACCATACAAATTAAAACGGGCAGATCTGCTGATTGAGGGCGCATGGCCGCCGGTCATGGGCAAAAAGCTGAACCGCTATGTCAACGCGGACTGCTGGACTTCCGATGAAGATATTAAGGTATTTCTCAATATGATCAAATACGGCAAACTGGATATTACGCCGCTGATCAGCCATACCTTCAAGTATACAGAAATACCGGAAGCATATGCTAATCATGTATTCCCTGAGGTTGACCCGTCGGTAACCGGCGGACTGATCGACTGGGAAGATTAG
- a CDS encoding MFS transporter, which translates to MAQENTHSGKFLARAILICILGILFMFFYSGLQNDQINIIQTFSGWTNVQTQLPMTVGNFVCIILTFVYGTLFIKFGLRKTMIPIMIICAVGCVGIAAANGIARGSMIGSGQNVNGNYGLFFVALFVVRCACMILQMGGFMLVANWFIRYRGQIMGVITMGSPLFSIIGTGVMTTAISKHFNGDYRMFYVIIAILICIIALILGVGLKDTPEECGLHPDGADHAPKSEAEEETKLTVRDVLSSKIGWQLIISFGAFQFIINACMGSMAARYMSLGASAGDPSVWLTAVKFLSIGAALGIPMSYVFGILDDKIGSIKASIILGLTELIPVIGLMLQPQGGNVPLMLVWGIGVACMTGGVPTMHPCITAYCYGRREYQSANRIIMAIQLIPSAVAAMMMTMFIQAGKAQIGYIVLIVIIIIGIVTMITMRNVKDANAADRMYAKEQK; encoded by the coding sequence ATGGCACAAGAAAATACACACAGCGGCAAATTCCTTGCCCGGGCGATCCTGATCTGTATTTTAGGCATTTTGTTTATGTTCTTTTATTCAGGGTTGCAGAATGATCAGATCAACATCATTCAGACCTTCAGCGGATGGACAAATGTCCAGACGCAGCTGCCGATGACGGTAGGCAACTTTGTCTGCATCATCCTCACATTTGTTTACGGTACGTTATTCATTAAGTTCGGCTTAAGAAAGACCATGATCCCGATTATGATTATCTGCGCGGTAGGATGCGTGGGAATCGCGGCAGCCAACGGCATTGCCCGGGGCTCCATGATCGGCAGCGGCCAGAATGTAAACGGCAACTACGGCCTGTTCTTTGTGGCACTGTTTGTTGTACGGTGCGCATGTATGATCCTCCAGATGGGTGGATTCATGCTGGTGGCAAACTGGTTCATCCGGTACCGCGGACAGATCATGGGTGTCATTACCATGGGATCTCCCCTGTTCTCCATCATCGGAACCGGCGTAATGACCACAGCGATCTCCAAACATTTTAACGGAGATTACCGGATGTTCTACGTGATCATCGCGATCCTGATCTGCATCATCGCCCTGATCCTGGGCGTAGGCCTGAAAGATACTCCTGAGGAATGCGGCCTCCATCCGGACGGCGCGGATCACGCACCGAAGTCCGAGGCGGAAGAGGAAACCAAACTGACCGTCAGAGACGTATTATCCTCCAAAATCGGCTGGCAGCTGATCATTTCCTTTGGCGCGTTCCAGTTTATCATCAATGCCTGCATGGGATCCATGGCAGCCCGCTACATGTCCCTGGGCGCCAGCGCCGGTGATCCTTCTGTATGGCTGACAGCGGTAAAATTCCTGTCCATCGGCGCGGCTCTTGGTATCCCGATGTCCTATGTATTCGGAATTCTGGATGACAAGATCGGTTCCATCAAAGCTTCCATCATCCTGGGCCTGACCGAACTGATTCCGGTCATCGGCCTGATGCTTCAGCCCCAGGGCGGCAACGTTCCGCTGATGCTGGTATGGGGAATCGGCGTAGCCTGCATGACCGGCGGTGTACCGACCATGCATCCCTGCATCACCGCATACTGCTACGGCCGTCGTGAATATCAGTCCGCCAACAGAATTATCATGGCGATCCAGCTGATTCCTTCAGCAGTAGCCGCTATGATGATGACCATGTTCATCCAGGCGGGCAAAGCGCAGATCGGTTATATCGTTCTCATCGTTATCATCATCATCGGCATCGTTACCATGATTACCATGAGAAATGTAAAAGACGCAAACGCTGCAGACCGTATGTACGCGAAAGAACAGAAATAA
- a CDS encoding VOC family protein yields the protein MTSNITKVLHTGISVRDMDESVAWYEKNLGFSPVSDDYAPPLSARIVFLRRDDLDYELELFQYDDPKPIPSERLIPNSDLQTIGTKHVAFLVDNMEELKKGFLENGVEIVHEVHMGTDSVMFIHDCNGVLIEFIQK from the coding sequence ATGACTTCTAATATAACCAAAGTTCTGCACACGGGCATCAGTGTCCGGGATATGGATGAATCGGTTGCATGGTATGAGAAAAACCTGGGCTTTTCCCCTGTCAGTGATGATTACGCGCCGCCGCTGAGCGCGAGAATTGTGTTTCTCCGGCGGGATGACCTGGATTACGAGCTGGAATTATTCCAGTATGATGATCCGAAACCGATTCCCTCGGAGCGCCTGATTCCGAATTCGGATCTGCAGACGATCGGAACGAAACATGTGGCATTTCTGGTGGACAATATGGAAGAGTTGAAGAAGGGCTTCCTGGAAAACGGCGTGGAAATTGTCCATGAAGTACATATGGGGACAGACTCTGTCATGTTTATCCATGACTGCAACGGGGTCCTGATTGAGTTTATTCAGAAATAA
- a CDS encoding VanZ family protein: protein MIWGLFWRKEKLTIGWNMIRWLFCIYFTAILLITRVISNYGWHFSFVVFNIRPFPDGFSGQVLMNLLLFLPFGALLPFVFRKMAWNYGRVLFSGFAVSAAIELIQFFFVGRYADITDVMMNTAGTAAGALVYRWISIRFSAEELKKKKKQVPARLFFAWNSSSCCLPSPIKRFACVWEM, encoded by the coding sequence TTGATCTGGGGGCTGTTCTGGAGAAAAGAAAAATTAACCATCGGCTGGAATATGATTCGCTGGCTGTTTTGCATTTATTTTACAGCGATCCTGCTGATTACACGTGTAATCAGCAACTATGGATGGCATTTTTCGTTTGTAGTTTTCAATATTCGGCCGTTTCCGGACGGCTTTTCCGGTCAGGTACTTATGAATCTGCTGTTATTTCTTCCATTTGGAGCACTGCTTCCGTTTGTTTTTCGAAAAATGGCTTGGAATTATGGACGCGTGCTGTTTTCCGGATTTGCGGTTTCTGCAGCCATCGAGCTTATCCAGTTCTTTTTTGTCGGAAGATATGCGGATATTACGGATGTGATGATGAATACGGCTGGCACAGCAGCGGGGGCACTCGTTTATCGCTGGATATCCATACGGTTTTCTGCAGAAGAGCTTAAAAAAAAGAAAAAGCAGGTGCCTGCGCGTCTTTTTTTTGCATGGAATTCATCATCCTGCTGCTTGCCGTCCCCTATAAAGCGTTTCGCCTGTGTATGGGAGATGTGA